In a genomic window of Acidobacteriota bacterium:
- a CDS encoding SpoIIE family protein phosphatase, with the protein MSFSSAAVELVGHLNQLDRITLDDETSRRALGEAIVDLLTRLLGASDAAVWLGSVDSAPVLVAASPEWNPPEQMAEAETLDAGVAQIAREGSVFGAIAARSVDAGFGATLHAIAAPIAVMIANKRMASQMREGDFQSKMQLLELESLHEIGLSIASTLNLDELSEEILMRTVTLLNARRAALFLRRARSFELHRSFGEVSREDLEDLLGEESMAALVDENENLSDCSVAVRVFPECQSAVMVPIRSERGTIGVLAAADREVRGGVGEFEKGDIRTLSLFASQAAIALENARLHRQALEKQAMERELQLAATIQQDILPNVRVDPDTGFETEVWMRSARQLGGDYHTVLVGDGSLSLCVADVSGKSTPAAILVSAFHAGLHVLFGEERDLGEIATELNRHIHKWSSQNKFITLLLATVDRDAARVRYVNAGHNPGFLVRGGDISFLASNGMPIGIMPGSIYETQEEDFLPGSLLVLYSDGLTEAENSRDEEYGHDRLVALVRDNHSLGLVALRKAIIDAIDGFVGGAPQKDDQTILLLKTR; encoded by the coding sequence ATGAGCTTTTCCAGCGCTGCTGTCGAGCTCGTCGGCCACCTCAATCAGCTGGATCGGATCACCCTCGATGACGAGACCAGCCGTCGCGCCCTCGGGGAAGCCATCGTCGATCTGCTGACTCGTCTGCTCGGCGCATCGGATGCGGCCGTCTGGCTCGGCTCGGTCGACTCCGCACCGGTGCTCGTCGCGGCATCCCCCGAATGGAATCCTCCCGAACAGATGGCGGAAGCCGAAACCCTCGATGCCGGGGTCGCTCAGATCGCTCGCGAAGGATCGGTATTCGGAGCGATTGCTGCCCGGTCTGTTGATGCAGGCTTCGGAGCCACACTGCATGCTATCGCTGCGCCGATCGCAGTCATGATCGCGAACAAGCGGATGGCGTCCCAGATGCGAGAGGGCGATTTCCAGTCGAAAATGCAGCTGCTCGAGCTCGAATCGCTTCACGAGATCGGACTGTCGATCGCATCCACGCTGAACCTCGATGAGCTCAGTGAGGAAATCCTGATGCGAACCGTGACGCTACTCAATGCTCGACGCGCTGCTTTGTTTCTGCGGCGCGCCCGTTCATTCGAGCTTCATCGCTCATTCGGTGAAGTATCGCGCGAGGACCTCGAAGACCTCCTCGGCGAAGAATCGATGGCAGCGCTCGTCGACGAAAACGAAAATTTGAGCGACTGCAGCGTTGCAGTGAGAGTGTTTCCCGAATGCCAAAGCGCGGTCATGGTTCCCATTCGAAGCGAACGAGGAACGATCGGTGTTCTTGCGGCCGCCGACCGGGAGGTTCGAGGAGGCGTCGGGGAGTTCGAGAAGGGGGACATCAGGACCCTCTCCCTTTTTGCCTCCCAGGCCGCGATCGCCCTCGAAAACGCGCGTCTTCACCGTCAGGCGCTCGAGAAGCAGGCGATGGAAAGAGAGCTGCAACTCGCCGCCACGATCCAGCAGGACATTCTCCCGAATGTCCGGGTCGACCCCGACACGGGATTCGAAACCGAGGTGTGGATGCGCTCCGCGCGGCAGCTCGGAGGCGACTATCACACCGTTCTGGTCGGCGACGGATCACTCAGCCTTTGTGTCGCCGACGTCTCGGGCAAGTCGACGCCCGCGGCGATTCTGGTCAGCGCATTTCACGCGGGACTTCACGTTCTTTTCGGTGAGGAACGGGACCTTGGCGAGATCGCGACCGAGCTCAACCGTCACATTCACAAGTGGTCGTCCCAGAACAAGTTCATCACTCTCCTTCTGGCGACGGTCGATCGCGATGCCGCGCGCGTCCGCTACGTCAATGCGGGCCACAATCCCGGCTTTCTGGTTCGAGGTGGCGACATCAGTTTTCTCGCTTCCAACGGAATGCCGATCGGCATCATGCCGGGCTCGATCTACGAGACACAGGAAGAAGATTTTCTACCTGGCTCGCTGCTGGTTCTCTACAGCGACGGCCTGACCGAGGCCGAGAACAGCCGGGACGAGGAGTACGGCCACGACCGGCTCGTCGCGCTGGTTCGGGACAACCACAGTCTCGGGCTCGTCGCGCTTCGCAAGGCGATCATCGACGCGATCGACGGCTTCGTCGGAGGGGCACCCCAGAAGGACGATCAGACCATTTTGCTCCTCAAGACGCGCTGA
- a CDS encoding STAS domain-containing protein → MSEACKVLVDRSGAGAVLHTQGYINNVGGEEIARCAYQLMDDGVRTLLLDLRQTRIVNSIGISILIEIVEKMLEKDGRVAFCSLTPVIHKTFQIMGLAQYASIFEDEDSARGELSI, encoded by the coding sequence ATGAGTGAGGCGTGCAAGGTATTGGTCGATCGCTCCGGGGCCGGGGCGGTTCTCCACACGCAGGGCTACATCAACAACGTCGGTGGCGAGGAGATCGCCAGATGTGCATACCAGCTGATGGACGACGGTGTCCGGACGCTGCTGCTCGACCTGCGGCAGACTCGGATCGTGAACTCGATCGGAATCAGCATTCTGATCGAAATTGTGGAAAAAATGCTCGAGAAAGATGGCAGAGTGGCGTTCTGTTCGCTGACACCCGTCATCCACAAAACGTTTCAGATCATGGGTCTGGCTCAATACGCATCGATCTTCGAAGACGAGGACTCGGCGCGTGGAGAGCTGTCGATCTGA
- a CDS encoding ATP-binding protein translates to MSEREMELALPLVPDFELTAADAAMELARELGMSEEEVDEIAHALIEACINVREHSCCEDGRIYLRFNGSSTATDVRLDIWITDHGKGFNPDEVRARRAKLPAGPRKRGWGLQIMEAHMDEIEILSGSDGTTVHMVKTSTEAGR, encoded by the coding sequence GTGAGTGAACGTGAGATGGAGCTGGCGCTTCCGCTGGTTCCCGACTTCGAGCTGACCGCGGCTGACGCCGCGATGGAGTTGGCTCGTGAGCTCGGGATGAGCGAAGAAGAAGTGGACGAGATTGCCCACGCTCTGATCGAGGCCTGCATCAACGTTCGGGAACACTCCTGTTGCGAGGATGGGCGCATCTATTTAAGATTCAATGGCTCGTCGACTGCCACGGACGTTCGACTGGACATCTGGATTACTGATCATGGAAAGGGTTTCAATCCTGACGAGGTTCGGGCTCGGAGGGCGAAACTTCCCGCAGGTCCCCGGAAGAGGGGGTGGGGTCTCCAGATCATGGAAGCGCACATGGACGAGATCGAAATCCTTTCGGGCTCCGATGGAACGACGGTACACATGGTGAAGACGAGCACGGAGGCAGGACGATGA
- a CDS encoding sigma-54-dependent Fis family transcriptional regulator, with the protein MSETRFETRQKLLQLEALHDIGRALNTLQPEEELLEELMLRAMSTLDAMAGFVFSIDEQMRLQYAKGSGVRIPESDWMELEPVRRSMVLKESVSSPVHPFEIEGGLLVAPLVSGEMILGAIGLLGKERRGSEAGGFNDDDRRFIESVAAIGAAALDNSRNFHKLEMVRESLEDENRALKRRMQREYRDRLMIGDSPSMQRVIDLIARVAESPVSVLIRGESGTGKEMVARLIHVNSPRSHRPFMAINCAALPESLLEAELFGIEKGVATGVEGRPGRFEVASGGTVFLDEIGDIPLTLQAKLLRVLQEREIEKLGARRRVEVDVRILAATHRNLEELVESGQFRQDLYYRLRVVEIELPPLRDRREDIPALVRYFLDKYGEREGLHGVRISQEALQKLMHHDFRGNVRELENLIEGALALTLDPLIDENDLPFASDGGAPDPSPSGLEAGAEILPLEEMERRYVKRVLDRVNGNVSEAARQLGVDRKTVYRKISGA; encoded by the coding sequence ATGAGCGAAACCCGTTTCGAAACGCGTCAGAAACTTCTGCAGCTCGAGGCGCTGCACGACATCGGCCGGGCGCTCAACACGCTTCAGCCGGAGGAGGAGCTGCTCGAGGAGTTGATGCTGCGCGCGATGTCGACGCTCGATGCGATGGCTGGATTCGTCTTTTCGATCGACGAGCAGATGCGGCTGCAGTATGCGAAGGGGTCTGGCGTTCGGATTCCCGAGAGCGATTGGATGGAGCTCGAGCCCGTTCGGAGATCGATGGTCCTCAAGGAGAGCGTGAGCTCGCCGGTTCACCCGTTCGAGATCGAGGGTGGACTTCTGGTCGCTCCGCTGGTCTCGGGAGAGATGATTCTGGGTGCGATCGGCCTGCTGGGGAAGGAGAGGCGAGGGAGCGAAGCGGGAGGATTCAACGATGACGACAGACGATTCATCGAGTCCGTCGCCGCGATCGGTGCCGCGGCGCTCGACAACTCACGTAACTTTCACAAGCTCGAGATGGTCCGGGAGTCACTCGAGGATGAGAACCGAGCGCTGAAGCGCCGGATGCAGCGGGAGTACCGCGACCGGCTGATGATCGGGGACTCTCCGTCGATGCAGCGTGTGATCGACCTGATCGCGCGCGTTGCCGAGAGCCCGGTCAGCGTCCTGATCAGGGGCGAGTCCGGAACGGGCAAGGAGATGGTCGCGCGGCTCATTCACGTCAACTCGCCTCGCAGTCACCGGCCTTTTATGGCGATCAACTGCGCCGCTCTCCCGGAGTCACTCCTCGAGGCGGAGTTGTTCGGAATTGAAAAGGGGGTGGCGACCGGAGTCGAGGGTCGCCCTGGGCGGTTCGAGGTCGCATCAGGAGGGACGGTCTTTCTCGACGAGATTGGCGACATCCCTTTGACTCTCCAGGCGAAGCTTCTGAGGGTGCTCCAGGAACGGGAGATCGAGAAGCTCGGCGCGCGCCGCCGCGTGGAGGTCGATGTCCGGATTCTCGCGGCGACTCATCGGAACCTCGAGGAGCTCGTCGAGAGCGGGCAGTTCCGTCAGGATCTGTATTACCGTCTCCGAGTCGTGGAGATCGAGCTTCCACCTCTGCGGGATCGCCGGGAGGACATTCCGGCGCTGGTCCGATACTTTCTCGACAAGTATGGCGAAAGAGAAGGCCTGCACGGGGTCCGAATCTCTCAGGAAGCGCTGCAGAAGCTGATGCATCACGATTTCAGGGGCAACGTCAGGGAGCTCGAGAATCTCATCGAAGGCGCTCTCGCTCTGACGCTCGATCCTCTGATCGACGAGAACGATCTCCCCTTCGCCAGCGACGGGGGGGCGCCCGATCCCTCGCCGAGCGGTCTCGAGGCGGGAGCCGAGATCCTTCCTCTCGAGGAGATGGAACGACGCTACGTGAAGAGAGTGCTCGATCGAGTCAATGGAAACGTTTCCGAAGCGGCGCGACAGCTCGGGGTGGATCGAAAGACGGTTTACCGGAAGATTAGTGGGGCTTGA
- a CDS encoding CDC27 family protein translates to MRNVATLLTIFLMVPLYASATPCNEKEGYAKGVCLYSEGEPEAAIGVLDEVITAGNSGPLRPKAMYFKGRSLMKLQRWEEAQKVWIELFSVSPPFYRLWNCDYLLGVCRARGE, encoded by the coding sequence ATGCGAAATGTGGCGACTCTCCTCACCATTTTCCTCATGGTGCCCCTTTATGCCTCGGCGACTCCATGTAACGAGAAGGAGGGGTACGCGAAGGGGGTGTGTCTTTATTCAGAGGGGGAGCCGGAGGCGGCGATCGGCGTCCTCGACGAGGTGATTACGGCGGGGAACAGCGGCCCCCTCAGGCCGAAAGCGATGTACTTCAAGGGGCGGAGCCTGATGAAGTTGCAGCGGTGGGAGGAAGCACAAAAGGTGTGGATCGAGCTGTTTTCGGTGTCGCCTCCGTTTTACCGGCTGTGGAACTGTGATTACCTGCTCGGTGTGTGTCGAGCGAGGGGCGAATGA
- a CDS encoding DUF2520 domain-containing protein produces MKLTILGSGRGAGAIGGLFSASGEIERIGSRHPETATSPFPGAPLVTLEEATRQASELLLFAVPDDSIQPIYEAFQDTIPARTVLFHLSGSLTSGVFHRHRGFSLHPLRALPPAGKRADLADALFVWEGHSVTEGIAREIVSMAEGRFAPIEPTLKTLYHSAAVFGANYVAVLVEEANRLMGQAGIGDARGPVGELAISAIRNWMTRPEAPFTGPVVRGDSGTIEGNLAALEQHPESNELYRLLGARLIAFIEQDARDSRLQSIRELFRSEGARPLAEREEPR; encoded by the coding sequence ATGAAACTGACCATTCTCGGCTCAGGGCGGGGCGCTGGAGCGATCGGCGGACTTTTCAGCGCCTCCGGAGAGATCGAGCGGATCGGCTCGAGGCATCCGGAGACCGCGACCTCCCCCTTTCCCGGCGCCCCGCTGGTCACACTGGAGGAGGCCACGCGTCAGGCCTCGGAGCTCCTTCTGTTCGCCGTTCCCGACGACTCGATCCAACCAATCTACGAGGCTTTCCAGGACACGATTCCCGCGCGGACGGTGCTCTTCCACCTCAGCGGCTCACTGACGAGTGGCGTCTTTCACCGTCATCGCGGCTTCTCCCTTCACCCGCTCCGCGCGCTTCCCCCGGCCGGGAAGCGAGCCGATCTCGCCGACGCGCTCTTCGTATGGGAAGGCCACTCGGTCACGGAGGGGATCGCACGCGAGATCGTCTCGATGGCGGAGGGGCGCTTCGCCCCGATCGAGCCGACCCTGAAGACCCTCTACCATTCCGCAGCGGTCTTCGGAGCAAACTACGTGGCCGTCCTCGTCGAAGAGGCGAACCGGCTGATGGGCCAGGCCGGAATCGGCGACGCGCGGGGACCCGTCGGGGAGCTCGCGATCTCGGCGATCCGGAACTGGATGACCAGGCCGGAAGCGCCCTTTACCGGGCCTGTCGTCAGGGGCGACTCGGGAACGATCGAGGGGAATCTGGCTGCTCTCGAGCAACACCCCGAGTCCAACGAGCTCTATCGGCTCCTTGGTGCTCGCCTGATCGCTTTCATCGAGCAGGATGCACGGGACTCGCGATTGCAGTCCATCAGGGAACTTTTCCGTAGCGAGGGTGCGAGACCGCTGGCAGAGAGGGAAGAACCTCGCTAA
- a CDS encoding GTPase domain-containing protein, whose protein sequence is MVFFNYATMQMAAKIVFYGPGLCGKTTNLQHIYNKTSPHSRGEMVSLETETDRTLFFDLLPIDVGVIGGFKTRLQLYTVPGQVFYNTTRKLVLKGADGIVFVADSQAPMLEANVQSLRNLKANLEELGLDLDRMPMVIQLNKRDLPNVLERQSMVDALDPEHRFEITEASAIKGEGVFETLKLISKLTLRALKEKMSGHEEPLAKASRLNIRDSGRSGHVPAPVPPPAPTVDPRKTMSAPIPPSEASEAAVSSSQSLAAVEVMEAEPPPEELRHEQEPVHTEPTPEPEHAPEAAEPVKRMKVRSSVDIMAELESLRRKATEGLGRPGTSATRRRESRQSFEGSVPPDATSRLASVEVSWVAKDADGNPIESATKNFEVSPDEASRVIVNLDIKLD, encoded by the coding sequence ATGGTCTTCTTCAACTACGCAACGATGCAGATGGCTGCCAAGATCGTTTTTTACGGTCCTGGTCTCTGCGGCAAGACCACCAATCTTCAGCACATCTACAACAAGACGTCTCCTCACAGTCGCGGCGAGATGGTCTCACTCGAGACTGAAACGGACCGAACGCTGTTCTTCGACCTCCTTCCGATCGATGTTGGCGTGATCGGTGGCTTCAAGACCCGGCTTCAGCTCTACACGGTTCCGGGACAGGTCTTCTACAACACGACGAGAAAGCTCGTTCTGAAAGGCGCCGACGGGATCGTTTTCGTCGCAGACTCTCAGGCTCCGATGCTCGAAGCTAACGTGCAGTCGCTCCGCAACCTCAAGGCGAATCTCGAGGAGTTGGGGCTCGACCTCGACCGCATGCCGATGGTGATTCAGCTGAACAAGCGGGATCTCCCGAACGTTCTGGAACGGCAGTCGATGGTCGATGCGCTCGATCCCGAGCACCGTTTCGAGATCACCGAGGCCTCCGCGATCAAAGGCGAGGGAGTGTTCGAGACACTCAAGCTGATCTCGAAGCTGACCCTTCGAGCTTTGAAGGAGAAGATGAGCGGGCATGAGGAGCCGCTGGCAAAAGCATCCCGGCTCAACATCCGGGACTCGGGCAGATCCGGTCACGTTCCCGCCCCGGTGCCTCCACCGGCTCCCACGGTCGATCCTCGAAAAACGATGTCAGCACCCATCCCTCCTTCCGAGGCGAGCGAGGCCGCAGTCTCGAGCTCGCAATCGCTGGCTGCGGTCGAGGTCATGGAAGCGGAACCACCGCCAGAGGAGCTCAGACACGAACAGGAGCCTGTACACACCGAGCCCACGCCGGAACCGGAGCACGCTCCGGAAGCCGCCGAGCCTGTCAAGCGGATGAAAGTCCGATCTTCGGTCGACATCATGGCCGAGCTGGAAAGCCTTCGCCGAAAGGCGACCGAAGGTCTCGGCAGGCCGGGAACGTCGGCAACACGGCGAAGGGAGTCGAGGCAAAGTTTCGAAGGCTCCGTTCCGCCCGACGCAACAAGCCGCCTGGCGAGCGTCGAGGTCTCCTGGGTCGCAAAGGATGCCGACGGCAACCCGATCGAATCCGCCACGAAGAACTTTGAAGTCTCGCCGGACGAAGCCAGCCGCGTGATCGTGAACCTCGACATCAAGCTCGACTGA
- a CDS encoding transglycosylase SLT domain-containing protein, which produces MEAAVRYFAGERRSTIQASFERSAAYRAMIDAELRRQGLPPELAFLPVIESGFRPDLTSRAGAHGLWQFMPATAREYGLRVDWWADERTDPVLSTRAAATYLRDLHRMFGDWPLALAAYNCGPGRVRRTMERVGADSFWELMDAGELPKETRGYVPTFFATAILASSPDDWNFFVPSPSETPTTPSVVITGPVSLEFLGREAGIEPAQLRKLNLAFRRGIVPPGDHPLRVPGFAAATVASRAGSWHLADPNLGVSTYSLRSGESISSLAVKLGLNREEVQEMNQSVSGRTVYLPIDQRTLSATLTSAAPVPSQAHVVEPGDTLYSIARANELSVEELLEINGLEESHVIRPGDLLIVALIGAISGR; this is translated from the coding sequence GTGGAAGCGGCCGTTCGATACTTCGCCGGGGAACGCCGTTCGACGATCCAGGCCTCATTCGAGCGCTCTGCCGCGTACCGTGCAATGATCGACGCGGAGCTCCGCCGCCAGGGACTTCCTCCGGAGCTCGCCTTTCTTCCCGTGATCGAGAGCGGGTTCCGGCCCGATCTGACCTCGAGAGCCGGCGCGCACGGTCTGTGGCAGTTCATGCCGGCCACCGCGAGGGAGTACGGGCTGCGGGTCGACTGGTGGGCCGATGAGCGGACCGATCCGGTGCTCTCGACGCGCGCTGCGGCAACGTATCTTCGCGATCTCCATCGAATGTTCGGCGACTGGCCTCTGGCGCTCGCTGCATACAACTGTGGGCCTGGCCGGGTCCGCCGCACGATGGAGCGGGTTGGAGCCGATTCTTTCTGGGAGCTGATGGATGCCGGGGAGCTTCCGAAAGAGACTCGAGGATACGTCCCGACGTTCTTTGCCACTGCGATTCTCGCTTCGAGCCCGGATGACTGGAACTTTTTCGTACCCTCACCATCTGAAACACCAACGACCCCTTCGGTCGTCATTACCGGCCCTGTGTCGCTCGAGTTCCTCGGGCGTGAAGCGGGAATCGAGCCCGCGCAACTGAGGAAGCTCAATCTCGCTTTCCGGCGGGGCATCGTGCCTCCCGGCGACCATCCCCTTCGCGTACCGGGTTTCGCAGCCGCCACGGTCGCTTCGCGCGCCGGAAGCTGGCACCTTGCGGATCCGAATCTCGGAGTCTCAACCTACTCCCTGAGAAGTGGTGAATCGATCTCGTCGCTGGCGGTAAAACTGGGGCTGAACAGAGAGGAAGTTCAGGAAATGAATCAGTCGGTGAGCGGGAGAACGGTCTACCTTCCGATCGATCAACGGACGCTGAGCGCGACCCTGACGAGCGCCGCGCCTGTCCCCTCTCAAGCCCATGTCGTCGAGCCCGGAGACACGCTCTATTCGATTGCGCGCGCGAACGAACTTTCAGTCGAAGAGCTTCTCGAGATCAACGGGCTCGAGGAAAGCCACGTCATTCGGCCAGGTGATCTTCTCATCGTGGCTCTCATCGGAGCGATCTCGGGTCGGTGA
- a CDS encoding protein kinase, translating into MKYGRYEIIRDLGKGAMGVVYLAKDPVIGRLVALKTLRAAAHADEEDVKEFQERFVREAQAAGILTHPNIVSVYDIGTAEDGGSFIAMEYMEGRNLKEILAQGRPLSHTDVARVMMQIAEALDFAHERGIIHRDVKPANIIIRDNNVAKITDFGIAKIATSVANLTMTGQFLGTPNYMAPEQVKGGKVDGRSDIFSLGVCLYEALTRQKPFGGDSLTTISYKIVHEEYTPPSNVDSRIPESFDGVVERCLAKRPEDRYQRASLIAEDLRALVSGKAAPARTSEDENVFDDDTIMSDASAAATVEMETPEEAAEDDGRKTTAPRMRKKARELIPPVFREKIPPALFWSIVAGILAAIAITVGAITLQRVDVPPVDTARENLVQKQRKLQTEAEELLRGGNVDGAWEKYFELRQLAPNSREVAKRLRDLETIRATRLSYEQRLSQARIEFESGREFYESGDYAKAIPHFEAAFSLDPEMAAAVNYLQLTQDRLNRQVEQARNREAPPPSGSAVGSGSANGTEGQATLLTLFNSPVSDGYLVVSVDGETIVHENLYTESWGFLKRRSPREVAAYAQVDRRIREIEVWIVVESMGIQERRSIEPPTLAAGEVHRLIISFDPGTRRMDVELS; encoded by the coding sequence TTGAAATACGGAAGGTACGAGATCATCCGCGACCTGGGCAAGGGCGCGATGGGGGTCGTCTACCTTGCAAAGGATCCGGTGATCGGGCGTCTGGTTGCGCTCAAGACGTTGCGGGCGGCCGCCCACGCCGATGAAGAAGACGTCAAGGAATTCCAGGAGCGCTTCGTTCGCGAAGCGCAGGCCGCCGGAATTCTCACGCATCCGAACATCGTGTCGGTGTACGACATCGGAACGGCGGAGGACGGGGGCTCCTTCATCGCGATGGAGTACATGGAGGGGAGGAATCTGAAGGAGATCCTCGCGCAGGGAAGGCCTCTTTCGCATACGGACGTCGCCAGGGTGATGATGCAGATCGCCGAGGCCCTCGATTTCGCCCACGAACGCGGAATCATTCATCGCGACGTCAAGCCCGCCAACATCATCATCCGAGACAACAACGTCGCCAAGATTACCGATTTCGGGATTGCGAAGATCGCGACGAGCGTGGCGAATCTCACGATGACCGGACAGTTTCTCGGTACGCCAAACTACATGGCTCCGGAGCAGGTCAAGGGCGGCAAGGTCGATGGCCGGTCGGACATCTTCTCCCTCGGAGTCTGTCTCTACGAGGCGCTTACACGGCAGAAGCCCTTCGGTGGAGACTCGCTGACGACGATCTCGTACAAGATCGTCCATGAGGAATACACGCCTCCGAGCAACGTGGATTCTCGAATTCCCGAGTCCTTCGACGGCGTCGTGGAGAGATGTCTGGCAAAGAGGCCCGAGGATCGCTACCAGCGCGCCTCGCTCATCGCCGAAGATCTGCGAGCGCTCGTGAGCGGGAAGGCTGCGCCGGCGCGCACGTCGGAAGACGAGAACGTCTTCGACGATGACACGATCATGAGCGACGCTTCGGCCGCGGCGACGGTCGAGATGGAAACACCCGAGGAAGCAGCCGAAGACGACGGACGGAAGACGACCGCGCCGCGCATGCGAAAAAAAGCGCGCGAGCTCATTCCTCCGGTATTTCGCGAAAAGATTCCGCCGGCCCTGTTCTGGTCGATCGTCGCCGGAATTCTCGCTGCCATTGCAATCACCGTTGGAGCCATCACCTTGCAACGCGTCGATGTACCGCCGGTCGATACGGCTCGCGAAAACTTGGTCCAGAAGCAGAGGAAGCTCCAAACCGAGGCGGAGGAGCTGCTTCGGGGTGGAAACGTCGACGGCGCCTGGGAGAAGTACTTCGAACTGCGCCAGCTCGCACCGAACAGCCGCGAAGTCGCCAAGAGGCTGCGGGATCTCGAGACCATTCGAGCGACGCGCCTTTCCTACGAGCAACGACTCAGCCAGGCGAGGATCGAATTCGAGAGCGGCAGGGAGTTCTACGAAAGCGGGGATTACGCCAAGGCGATCCCCCACTTCGAAGCGGCGTTCAGTCTCGATCCCGAGATGGCCGCAGCGGTGAACTATCTGCAGCTCACCCAGGACAGACTCAACCGCCAGGTCGAACAGGCGCGGAACCGGGAAGCGCCTCCGCCGTCCGGATCCGCCGTGGGTAGCGGTTCTGCGAACGGCACGGAAGGCCAGGCAACCCTCCTGACGCTGTTCAACAGTCCGGTATCGGACGGCTACCTCGTCGTTTCGGTCGACGGGGAGACGATCGTTCACGAGAATCTCTACACGGAGAGCTGGGGGTTTCTCAAACGACGCTCGCCGCGCGAGGTGGCAGCTTACGCTCAGGTCGACAGACGAATTCGGGAGATCGAGGTCTGGATCGTCGTCGAGTCGATGGGTATTCAGGAGAGGCGATCGATCGAGCCGCCCACCCTCGCCGCTGGCGAGGTCCATCGACTGATCATCTCATTCGACCCCGGAACGCGCCGGATGGACGTCGAGCTCAGCTGA